One Diabrotica virgifera virgifera chromosome 3, PGI_DIABVI_V3a genomic window carries:
- the LOC114336734 gene encoding ell-associated factor Eaf, whose protein sequence is MAEKLGLGTEIRELKIGQSFVNPKSKAFHTMKYDFKPASVDTNKKATVEVPGVNQVTVTVPHLDGAGIPQTVFKGSQKPYTKECVLIIDRVTGEITLEKLSCNIQVKKTRSEYNKPHMSKADRLSQQSNDRSGGSSMPSNSSSKQQQSLPMRSQTPPGGTNSSASAVHGGVGHRVSNKTKVASGSRRGADRQITHLVPKHSPLHASPSYPSPGHPVKSPKRDLHNIANESHNHSTLASLPMIGIDDFSDLRPPSRNAHSSSGMHNSRSSQNSSNQRPPTEKRPNPTPVPTVKIDNGVGVMSDSSSSSSGSDSDSDEPSTVVNPTMFNNAPAGKTNGYSNGSNNAPMKIDTRLLNDDLCLSESGSDSD, encoded by the exons aTGATTTCAAACCAGCTTCAGTTGATACTAATAAAAAGGCCACTGTAGAAGTTCCTGGAGTTAATCAAGTTACTGTTACAGTTCCTCATTTAG ATGGAGCAGGTATTCCACAAACAGTGTTTAAAGGCTCTCAAAAACCATATACTAAAGAATGTGTACTCATAATAGACAGGGTTACTGGAGAAATCACTTTAGAAAAATTAAGTTGTAATATTCAAGTCAAGAAAACTAGGAGTGAATATAACAAACCTCATATGTCAAAAG CTGATAGGTTAAGTCAACAAAGCAATGACAGATCTGGTGGTAGTAGTATGCCTTCGAACAGCTCCTCAAAACAACAACAGAGTCTCCCAATGCGATCTCAAACACCTCCAGGAGGTACAAACTCCTCGGCGAGCGCCGTCCACGGGGGCGTAGGTCATCGGGTTTCGAACAAGACGAAAGTCGCCAGCGGCAGCCGTCGAGGAGCCGATAGACAAATTACACATTTGGTGCCAAAACATTCGCCGCTGCATGCGAGTCCCAGTTACCCCTCTCCCGGACATCCAGTCAAGAGTCCAAAGAGAGATTTGCACAATATCGCTAACGA ATCACATAATCATAGTACTCTTGCCAGCCTTCCGATGATAGGCATAGACGACTTTTCGGATCTTAGGCCTCCTTCTAGAAATGCTCACAGCTCGTCTGGTATGCACAATTCCAGATCATCTCAAAATTCGAGCAACCAGCGACCACCTACGGAAAAACGGCCAAATCCTACTCCAGTGCCCACTGTAAAG ATCGACAACGGCGTTGGAGTGATGAGCGACTCTTCGTCATCGAGTAGCGGCAGCGATTCGGATAGTGACGAACCCTCCACAGTAGTCAATCCAACAATGTTTAATAACGCTCCAGCTGGCAAAACGAACGGCTACAGCAACGGTAGCAACAACGCTCCTATGAAAATTGACACGAGGTTGCTCAATGACGATTTGTGCCTGTCTGAAAGTGGGTCCGATTCAGACTGA